DNA sequence from the Armigeres subalbatus isolate Guangzhou_Male chromosome 1, GZ_Asu_2, whole genome shotgun sequence genome:
tacatCCTTTGTTGAAAATCAGGCGAAGTTCCAGTTCCAGTTTTACTTCATTATAGTTTTATTAAAATTCACAAGAATACAACACACTTTAACAATCAAATCGATAATACTATGCCCATTTTGGAAGCGAGCTAGCGTATTTACTAAAATAGTATTAGACAAAATAGTATATTTTTCTCGAATCAATCCTATTATTCGTTCAATATGAATTCTTAGTGCTGTAATTTGCTTGTCCCTACGTATCTCTTCAGTCGAAAACTGTACTTTTTGACGAAGGAACGTTGGAATGTTTAACACAGCTTTCTTCCGTTCAATCAAATCATGTATCTCGAATCCTTTATCTGCCAGAACTACATCATTCTCTTCGACTAAATCAAGGAAACCACTCTTGATACAAATTTCACGGTCAGAGCATCTTCCAGCAAATCCTAGTGACACAAATGCAATCGTACCATCTGGGTGCGCAGCTTTTAGATTGCTTGGAGTTTGACAGTGAACTTCAAAGCAATCAATAATAAACACACGTTTGAATCCGAAACAATTACTAAACTCAACTGGCATGTGTCGAATTGCAATCGTTCTGTCTGTGGGCTCAATAGCCCATTTACAGCATTCATAGATAATATAAACGGAACGATGGAAATATTTAGAAACGGTCGTTAGGCAAACATTGTAGTCATAGGCTAAACTAGAAAGTGGCGTGTTCAATCTAAGCCTTGTAAGCGCCATCACAAACAACTCGTCCTTTGATAGATCACATAATGGAAGATCTAATGAACTCTCCACATATCCAAACAATATGTTCAAGGCGAATAAGTTTTCTATTCCTGTGTAGTATTTGCCTTTTGTGTCATTGGTCAAAAACCGAAGACCTCTTCTGTTTAACAAAACTTGCTGTTGCAGCTCAAAATTACTACTTTGTAGTCGTATAATTTCGTTGTAGTATTGCTGAAATGTTTCTTTCGAATAACTTCGACCTGGAAAagtaagaaaagaaaaaaaaacatgaaaatcaaaacgCCTGTTCCTAATTTTTGCCTGCATTTTATATAAAAATGTCTCAATATTATGTAACTAAAAATATTATCTAATTAACTTTGCCTCTCCAgtcaacaaaataacaaaaagtactgtattgtatttgaatattttcttaCCTCCAACTTGAACGCTACAATCTTTCGAATTTGTTTTAAAAGATACATTCTGATCCGTGAAGTTATCAGTCGATGTTCCCACGTCGTTGAATGAAGAACCACGTTGCTGCCGCCATGGGTTTATCTCACCTCCACAGCTTTGTGACGCCAATCGCTGAACGTTATTCATGCCGTCAAATGCCGCATTTCCCTCCAACCCTTTAGGTTCGGTGCCATCTGATGACAATTCTGATTTAGCGTAACCAGATCCAGAACTATCCGAATCTGTCATCAGCATGGATGGTACCCATTCTTCATTACTGTTTGGCGTATCTTCCTCTACATGGTGGCTCTCGTCAGATCCTGGGCTTGCATCAGTCGATGACCCCGAGCAATCGGAAAAGCTTGAATCCGGCAACATAAGTGTTGGTGTCCAGTCCACATTGCTGACGTCCGTTGATCTGGCAGGTTTCCctaaaaatatgatatttaGTTTAAAACTGTGGAAATGTTTCGTAGACCATATCCACAACAAACCTACCGGAAACGAAATGTGAGCTGCAGACATATTTGCTCCTCCACCGGAAACTGCTGTTCAGCTTTAATGCCTCAATCCACTTCTTTCTGCGCACTTCATTCAAGTTGTTCGTGTGGACATTTTTGGATGATGTTGGAAATGTGAAAAAACTCATCTTCTTCGCCACATCT
Encoded proteins:
- the LOC134218548 gene encoding uncharacterized protein LOC134218548 translates to MTKKCILKKCSGGDVAKKMSFFTFPTSSKNVHTNNLNEVRRKKWIEALKLNSSFRWRSKYVCSSHFVSGKPARSTDVSNVDWTPTLMLPDSSFSDCSGSSTDASPGSDESHHVEEDTPNSNEEWVPSMLMTDSDSSGSGYAKSELSSDGTEPKGLEGNAAFDGMNNVQRLASQSCGGEINPWRQQRGSSFNDVGTSTDNFTDQNVSFKTNSKDCSVQVEVIRKKHFSNTTTKLYDYKVVILSCNSKFC